The Butyricimonas faecalis genomic sequence TGGTCGGTGCATCCTCAATCGGCAGCGGTGACGGAACCCCTCCTTAACGGAGGAGAGCGGAAACCGAAGGTTGTAGTGTACGGACAATGGCTTGCCATTGATATAGCCCACTATAACTACACGCTTCGCTTACGTAGTTGTGGGCTCTCCCGAGAGGATTAGGGTTTTACCCTAATAACCCACTCAGGGCGTTTCTCCCCTGAGAACCCAGAGCAAAGAGTGACCCTCTCTTTGCAATCTCCGCTTATGGGTTGCACCCCTAAGAACCCCATGCGTTTACGGACAGCGGAAAAGCTAACAATAAAGTACAAACCAAAAAACAAGTATCTATGGCAACAAAATCAAGCATACATATCAAGCCCTGCAACATCGCATCGAGCGAGGCTCACAACAGGAGGACTGCCGAATACATGCGCCACATCGGAGAGTCCAGAATCTATGTCGTTCCTGAACTATCCACCGATAACGAACAGTGGATAAATCCCGACTTCGGCAGTCCGGATTTGCGGACGCATTATGACAATATCAGACAGATGGTAAAGGAAAAGACCGGACGTGCCATGCAGGAAAAGGAGCGTGAACGCAAAGGCAAGAACGGTAAAATAGTCAAGATTGCGGGATGCTCCCCCATACGTGAAGGAGTGCTGCTTGTCAGGTCGGACACCACACTGGCAGACGTGCGTAAATTCGGTGAGGAGTGTCAAAGACGCTGGGGAATCACACCGCTGCAAATCTTCCTGCACAAGGATGAAGGGCATTGGCTGAACGGTCAGCCGGAAGCGGAAGACAGGGAAAGCTTCAAAGTCGGGGACAGATGGTTCAAGCCGAACTATCATGCCCATATCGTTTTCGACTGGATGAACCACGAAACAGGAAAGAGCCGAAAGCTCAATGACGATGACATGATGCAGATGCAGACCCTTGCATCCGACATCCTGCTGATGGAACGCGGGCAGTCAAAGGTTGTCACTGGTAAGGAGCATCTGGAACGGAACGACTTTATCATTGAGAAGCAGAAAGCTGAACTGCAACGCATGGATGCAGCCAAACGGCACAAAGAAGAACAGATAAATCTTGCCGAGCAGGAACTGAAACAGGTGAAATCAGAAATACGCACTGACAAGTTAAAGAAGACAGCCACCACGGCAGCGACAGCCATAACTAGTGGAGTTGCTTCTCTTTTCGGGAGTGGAAAACTGAAAGAACTGGAACGTGCCAACGAAAAACTGCAAGACGAGGTTTCAAAACGG encodes the following:
- a CDS encoding mobilization protein, whose product is MATKSSIHIKPCNIASSEAHNRRTAEYMRHIGESRIYVVPELSTDNEQWINPDFGSPDLRTHYDNIRQMVKEKTGRAMQEKERERKGKNGKIVKIAGCSPIREGVLLVRSDTTLADVRKFGEECQRRWGITPLQIFLHKDEGHWLNGQPEAEDRESFKVGDRWFKPNYHAHIVFDWMNHETGKSRKLNDDDMMQMQTLASDILLMERGQSKVVTGKEHLERNDFIIEKQKAELQRMDAAKRHKEEQINLAEQELKQVKSEIRTDKLKKTATTAATAITSGVASLFGSGKLKELERANEKLQDEVSKRNTNIEKLQSQVQQMQKQHDTQIHNLREMHRQELDMKEKELSRLARIIDKAFRWFPMFREMLRMEKFCAMLGFSKEMTESLIVKKEALKCSGKIYSEQHRRNFDIKDDILRVENDPDDESRLNLTINRKPIADWFREQWHRLRYGARVPQQEERKSRGFKL